Genomic window (Falco cherrug isolate bFalChe1 chromosome 4, bFalChe1.pri, whole genome shotgun sequence):
TACACCATGCACTGGAGAATACTACCAGAGCTGCAAGGGACATCTCAGGGTGAATGATAATTAGATATAAAAGGGAGAAACAATACAAGGACCCTATTCCCACAGTAAGAGACTAGATATATAAAGTTTCCTTCAGTGTCTTTGTGgacaaatctgtattttctcacTAGAGTAAAATAAGGGTGGGTGTCAGAATTAGGAAAATTTATACTAGGAGAGTGGATGAAGCacaaaaaattaagacaaataTACGctttaggttttgctttttacactCTTTTGCTATTCTTGTTTATTTAGGCTTTTACTGAAAATGGTTAATTAATAAAGGAGAACAGTTACTTTACTGTATGCTTTACAACTggtaaaattttaatatttttgcaaacaaaaggaaaaaatgaagtttaatgTTTTGACTAAAGAACTCTGCAACTCACAACATCTagaagtctttaaaaacaaTGCCCCCATTTATAcacatttaataatattttaaaaagaataatactttaaaatacaataatgaaaaaaatggtgaCAATCCTGTGCTGTTTTACATGTGCATTCATCACTGAGTGGTGCAAACATACCATTTTCATCAAGACTTTAATATAGCTTAAAAAATGCAATGTGCATTGAACATACAAATTAAccaaatgaaaatgtgtatgtattAACCTACCTATTTCcgttttaaaatattgaaaaatgaagataaaaaatattgaaagcaaCAAGTCAAACAATTGACTGGAATTCATACAGCTAGCACAACAGCAGAAGAACCTGGTGTGGGTTTTTCTGGGTTGATGCAGAAGAGTATATTTAGCATACTAAATATATGTCTGCAgtgacatatatatatatggctgCATTCCAAGATTCTACAAAGGGTCCAGGTATCTCCAAAGTTACACAGTTCCTGAATGAGAAGGCTCCTATAGCCAGCTcccattttctgtattttcaactgcagcatttttttcctgaactgttccatttgcatttcttgtttcttctagAACTACTACTAAACTTGACAGAGTTGTGTGAGGGTCAAGCAGTTTCAGAAGAGGTATGTCCACCCTTCTTTCTTGGAAGACACGGTTCTGAATTGTCATAGCTAACATAGAGTCTATGCCCAATGATGAAAGTGATGTATTCATGGTTAGTTCATCTACGTTCACTTGGATAAGGTCACTCACCAGTGAGATGATATAGTCTTCAGATTTGATTAAGGCAGTATCCTGGACTTGGGTTTCCTCAGCAGTTTCAAGCTTGTTCCCAAATTCTTCTGATAGAAGTGTTATGAAGCGacttttgaatgaaaaaatccGAGAAAAAACATGATGCAATAAAGTTTGGAAGTTTAATTTGACAACAGCTTGCTGCGGGTTATTCATAAGTAAGCTCTTCCTGAGATACTCATGAATCTCAGGCACTTGCAGAACATTTATGCCCTTGGATCCCAGAATGTTCTGAATATGGTTTTGATTGAGCAGTATGCCAACATTCAAAGCACCCCAGTTAATGGACTGTCCTGAAAGCCCACAGTTTCGCCTGTAGAGGCAGAAGACATCCAAGAAAGAGTTTGCAGCTGCATAGTTGGCCTGGGTGGAATTTcccagaaaggaagaaacagaggagTAGCACACAAAGTAGTCGAGCTCCTGGCCTCTGGTAGCCCAATGAAGATTTAAGGTCCCTGCTACTTTTGGGCTCAGCACTTCCCTAAAGTCGGCCAACTTCAGAACTTCAAGATGGCCATCGTGTAAAGCAACAGCACTTTGAAATACACCTTTGATCGGAGCCCCTGCAAAGATGTTTGCAATGGACTGGAAAGCTTTCTCAACATCACTGGTCGAAGTAACATCACACTGCACAAACACTACTTTGCTCCCTTTatactgctgctgcaaagccttCAGCTCTTCTTGCTTCTCATTGCTTGGAACTCTCCTGGAGAGTATCGCAATACAACCTCCTCCACCCTCAGCTATGAATTTCACCGTTTCAAAGCCAAGTCCAGTGAGCCCCCCAACAACTACATAAACAGCACGCTGCTTAAACAGCTTCTTCTGGGGTTCATGCAATGGTATGTCTGAAAGCATGGTGATGTCCCTCTGCCTTCTCAGTACAGCAAGTGGAACAGATTTGCAGGTAAAATAGGACGTCACAGAGTTTATCCTTTCAAAGGTCTCAGtctgctgaaaaacagaacCTGACAGATGTTTAAACTGTTTTATATCCATGGACTGGATCCACGCATGCACAGTCTTTTGCAATTCTTTTAGAGGTGCTTTCTGGAAAATGGTGGCAGGCGTAATTATATGAAAGCTGATATCTTCATGATCAATTTCACTGACATTCCAGACACGTTCAGGCTGTTGGTTGCCGCACACTATCACCACATCTTTAAGAAAGTACATGTGGGCCAGATCCTCCTGAGACAGTCTGTTTACTGGAGGAAGAACAACAAGGGCATTGCATAAGTTTATATACTGGAACTTATCAGGAGTGGGCCTCACAAGTACTGTTCTCCAACccatctcttctgctgctgcagaaagaacaTGGCAGAAGACTGATGATGGCTCTGTAGAAATAATACCCACTGTTCTGCCATGTTTCCCTTTGGGTAACCTCTGGCTGAAGATTTCCCATGCGATGATGAAGTATGACAGACAAGGGACATTCTGAAAGAATGGGAACTTCTTTACACTGAAACAAACTGTTCCTGGAATCTGAACTCTGGATGATGCCGCAACTGGATAACATGAAACCACGTGATCTCCCACTTTAACTTTCTTCACATCGGTGCCTATTGCAGTTACTGTGCCGCTGAAATCAAGAGCTAAAAGTCTGTGTTTTTCTACCGCTTGTGAATTCCAGTACAGTGTATTACCAAAGTTACGACTAGAAATACTAATGGGAAAATAATCTTCTGAGTGGAGACATATTTTATCCACTTGAATTTCAACTCTCTGTTTGTCAAGTTGAGTAGTGGTGGTGCTGGCTGGTAattcagcagtgctggtggaTAATTCAGCAGACAAGTCTTTTGCTGTGTACGGATCAGAAGTGTACAAAGTGAATGTTTCTGATTTCTGGAGGGATCTTACGGGTTGGCTGTAATCTGCATCTATGAAAGGTGTGCGTCTGATTTCAGCCACATAAATTCTTCCTTGGCTGATGTAAACTTCTGGATAGTTCTCACCTTTGTATTTGACAAGAACATCTGCTAGCACCGAGATGTCCAGGGAATTGGAAGAGCTGAGGTCAATCAACTGAAATGTGATTTCTGGAACTTCAACGACACAAGTTCTGGTCATACCATACAATGCAAACCCACAGTTAACGTGGTCTACGAATCTTTCTGTTGATCTGTAGGTGATGACTCTGATTGAAGAGCGGGACTTTTTCTCTCTTAATGCCACAACAACTTGGCGATAGGCTTCACAACACTTTGCCAATTGGTCTACCACTTTGCTTGGgaaattttcatttaacttttgAACTCCCCACAGGAACAGAATTTCATCATAATCCTCAACCTCTGCTCTCATTTTATTCTGTGAGTGGCCTTCCAAGAGGGCTTCCCAGTCTTCACACATAACATATCTTGAATCAggatgcaaatatttttttagctgCTCAGCTATCCCAAATTTGTCAGCAAACACTAGGACTCTGAGCATAGCCCCCAGATGTCCAATTGTCTGTGGAAGAGAGGCTTCCTTCCACTTGTTTTCAAACATGAACTCATTGTCTCTGTAAGATGTTTGCTTCATGAAAGTGATGGCAACGCGCTTGAgttcagccaaaacagagccACGTTTATCCATAAAGCATCCACAGACCTCTAGGCTGTTCCCAATGGATTTGCTTGTTCTCATGTATATCATCATTTCTTCCTCCAGCGGTCGGAGCACCACCAGGCTGCCTATCCCTGAAGGAAAGCCTGCTCTGGACTGGAATGTCCTTGAGGTCATGACAGCGGTCATCTGCAGAAAACAGTCAAGCAGCACTGGGTGGATACAGTAGTTGTACATCTCTCTGACGGTCTCCTTGTTCACCTTGATGCTTGTAATAGCTTCCTTTAGTTCCTGACAGCAATGCACATCACTGAGCTGCCTGAATACTGAACCATACTGAAAGCCAACCTGAGACAGTGCTTCATAAACCTCCCCTCTGCTAATCACTGACCTGCATCTTTGATAGATGTCTTGAAAGGAGATGGTGCTTTCCTCCACCACAGCTTCAGGCCCCTTTGTAACCTGGCCAGCAGCATAAACTGCGTTGGAGGAAGAGAGTATCTCGAACACTGTCACTGCTTTTTGCGGACTCAGCTTGATACTCAAGACTTGGGGAGTCTGTGTGAGAACACATGGTGCAGTAAAACTGATACTCATCTGGCAAGTACTCAGAGGTGCTTTAGGTCTTGAGCTGTTCATCACAGAGGCCAAACCAAGCTCCACATAAAAAGCACCAGGGACTAAAGCCACACCATTGTTCTTGTGCTCATATAAGTATGATGTCGTGTCCTCAGACAGCAGGCAGCCAAACTCCGTGTTGTCCCTGTTCATGCCATAAATCAGAGGATGACTGGTGCTGACAGCTGTTTGGTTTACTTGTTGATGGATATCCAGGTGAGCCATGAGTTTTTTGCGATCAAATTGATATCGCGGAATGGCCACTGGAACACTTTGATACCCATTATAAAAGTGCTGCCAGTTGGGATTATATCCCAGTTCAAACAGGTTTCCTACCAGGGTGAAGAGTGTCTGATACTCTGCATCAGTTTGCAAAGAAGAGAAGACTTTTGTGCCTTTTCCTAGAGTTTCCTTTATGCTTCGCTGTAATGCTCGGTGAGGACTTATTTCCACAAACACcatattttctctgtctttagCTGCAGTCTTGATGGCTTGAGTGAAAGCAACAGGTTCACGAGTATGCTGGGCCCAGAATCTGCCCTGAGCAAAGTCCTTTTCAGAAGCAGCCACTCCTGTCAGCGTTGAAATCACTTCAATTTCacccttctgtttttctaaaggCTGTATGGTCGCTTCCAACTCCCCAAGTATTGTATCCATGCTTGGGCTGTGGTACGCAGCTGGGACatttaaaacatgaagaaagATGTTCCTCTGGCTGAAAGCTTGAGCTAAATCTCTCTGGACAGCATCCATGGAGTCTGAATTCCCAGACAAGGTGCAGGAAACTGGGCTGTTGAAAGCTGCAATGCACACCTTTCCCGAGTAGGGATGCAGACGTTCAGCAATCTCTTGAACAGGGATGTTTCCAACCACCAACAttctgccagcagcagtctttgcctgcagcctgctccgGTGATGAATCAGTTTGACTGCATCTGCCAGGGAAAGGTACCCAGCAAAATGCGCAGCAGCAACTTCCCCTACCGAGTGGCCAACAGCAGCGACTGGCTTAATACCCCAGTATTTCAGAAGGGAAGCTAAGGCAACCTGCAGGGTAAAAAGCAAGGGCTGGGAAAGCTCTGGATTCAACAAATCCTTTGGTCTATGACCTCTTGCTGGCAGGAGGCTGATGGGAGCGTGTTTCTGAAAAAGCGCTTCTATTTCCTTACACTTGTCTCTGAACACTGGCTCTGAGCTCAGCAGTGCCTCACTGAACTCCTTCAGCGTTACGCCGTTTCCACAGAACACAAACACCAGCTGTGGTTCCACCTTCGACATGGTGGGTTCAGTGCTCGCTGCCGACATAACCTCTTGCTGCAAGTGTTGGAGAGAATTTGTGACAAATGCTTTTCGGTACCTGTAGCTGGCGTGGCTTCTTCTGCAGGCAGACGTATAGGCCAGACTTGGCAGAGTTACAGAGTTCCTTGTGCTCAGCTGGTCAGCTGTATCGGCCATTGTCATCTGAAGGGATTTACTTgatgctgctgacagcagaaCTAATTCAAGGGGTCTCTTAAAGGCAGGAAGAGGCTCTCGCTGCTTAACCTGCCTGACTACAACGTGAGCGTTCGTTCCTCCAAACCCAAAGCAGTTGATGCCAGCTACTCTCCCATACTCACTGGATTCTTCCCAGGGCTCTACAGTTGTGGGAATTGCAAggtttaatttctctgtatcGATGCTGCTCATGTCCTTTGAGTAATGCAAGGATGGAACAATCTTTC
Coding sequences:
- the LOC102058099 gene encoding uncharacterized protein LOC102058099; this translates as MEIDTADEIAIVGIGCNFPGGDGIDSFWKVLEEGKNCTVEIPPERFNAKEWYDPDDNKPGKICTTRAALLNEFNSFDNHLFGINNMEAERMDPQQKLLIECTYKALEDAGVPVEAVSGTKTGVFVGLMNRDYEIVTSRAVSEINHYDGTGTAMSITANRVSFTFNLTGPSLAIDTACSSFLFALHYALRAIKSGDCEAAICGGVNCIIDPRTFVSLSKAKMISPEGISKPFSKKADGYGRGEGCGVVFLKPLQKAKEDYNKIWGVINISAVNQNGRSMTPITRPSQIEQEKLLRSIYETHVDPSVVQYVEAHGTGTAAGDPTEAESLGRVICKNRSSQVSILKIGSVKGNIGHTESAAGAAALIKVLLMMHHGKIVPSLHYSKDMSSIDTEKLNLAIPTTVEPWEESSEYGRVAGINCFGFGGTNAHVVVRQVKQREPLPAFKRPLELVLLSAASSKSLQMTMADTADQLSTRNSVTLPSLAYTSACRRSHASYRYRKAFVTNSLQHLQQEVMSAASTEPTMSKVEPQLVFVFCGNGVTLKEFSEALLSSEPVFRDKCKEIEALFQKHAPISLLPARGHRPKDLLNPELSQPLLFTLQVALASLLKYWGIKPVAAVGHSVGEVAAAHFAGYLSLADAVKLIHHRSRLQAKTAAGRMLVVGNIPVQEIAERLHPYSGKVCIAAFNSPVSCTLSGNSDSMDAVQRDLAQAFSQRNIFLHVLNVPAAYHSPSMDTILGELEATIQPLEKQKGEIEVISTLTGVAASEKDFAQGRFWAQHTREPVAFTQAIKTAAKDRENMVFVEISPHRALQRSIKETLGKGTKVFSSLQTDAEYQTLFTLVGNLFELGYNPNWQHFYNGYQSVPVAIPRYQFDRKKLMAHLDIHQQVNQTAVSTSHPLIYGMNRDNTEFGCLLSEDTTSYLYEHKNNGVALVPGAFYVELGLASVMNSSRPKAPLSTCQMSISFTAPCVLTQTPQVLSIKLSPQKAVTVFEILSSSNAVYAAGQVTKGPEAVVEESTISFQDIYQRCRSVISRGEVYEALSQVGFQYGSVFRQLSDVHCCQELKEAITSIKVNKETVREMYNYCIHPVLLDCFLQMTAVMTSRTFQSRAGFPSGIGSLVVLRPLEEEMMIYMRTSKSIGNSLEVCGCFMDKRGSVLAELKRVAITFMKQTSYRDNEFMFENKWKEASLPQTIGHLGAMLRVLVFADKFGIAEQLKKYLHPDSRYVMCEDWEALLEGHSQNKMRAEVEDYDEILFLWGVQKLNENFPSKVVDQLAKCCEAYRQVVVALREKKSRSSIRVITYRSTERFVDHVNCGFALYGMTRTCVVEVPEITFQLIDLSSSNSLDISVLADVLVKYKGENYPEVYISQGRIYVAEIRRTPFIDADYSQPVRSLQKSETFTLYTSDPYTAKDLSAELSTSTAELPASTTTTQLDKQRVEIQVDKICLHSEDYFPISISSRNFGNTLYWNSQAVEKHRLLALDFSGTVTAIGTDVKKVKVGDHVVSCYPVAASSRVQIPGTVCFSVKKFPFFQNVPCLSYFIIAWEIFSQRLPKGKHGRTVGIISTEPSSVFCHVLSAAAEEMGWRTVLVRPTPDKFQYINLCNALVVLPPVNRLSQEDLAHMYFLKDVVIVCGNQQPERVWNVSEIDHEDISFHIITPATIFQKAPLKELQKTVHAWIQSMDIKQFKHLSGSVFQQTETFERINSVTSYFTCKSVPLAVLRRQRDITMLSDIPLHEPQKKLFKQRAVYVVVGGLTGLGFETVKFIAEGGGGCIAILSRRVPSNEKQEELKALQQQYKGSKVVFVQCDVTSTSDVEKAFQSIANIFAGAPIKGVFQSAVALHDGHLEVLKLADFREVLSPKVAGTLNLHWATRGQELDYFVCYSSVSSFLGNSTQANYAAANSFLDVFCLYRRNCGLSGQSINWGALNVGILLNQNHIQNILGSKGINVLQVPEIHEYLRKSLLMNNPQQAVVKLNFQTLLHHVFSRIFSFKSRFITLLSEEFGNKLETAEETQVQDTALIKSEDYIISLVSDLIQVNVDELTMNTSLSSLGIDSMLAMTIQNRVFQERRVDIPLLKLLDPHTTLSSLVVVLEETRNANGTVQEKNAAVENTENGSWL